One region of Thunnus albacares chromosome 8, fThuAlb1.1, whole genome shotgun sequence genomic DNA includes:
- the LOC122986885 gene encoding E3 ubiquitin-protein ligase rnf146-like, whose product MASCGEVDHSVSSLPSSKKGGNSGGGSGNSAESSCSSSSNSSPALSVPECAICLQSCVHPVQLPCHHVFCFLCVKGASWQSKRCALCRQEVPDDFLERPTLLSPEELKASAGGRGGAASDHAWYYEGRNGWWQYDERTSRELEDAFSKGKKTAEMLIAGFLYVADLENMVQYRRNEHGRRRKMKRDVLDIPKKGVAGLRLDTEGGTGAIGAAGRENSADGADTTVAGVQQQVTGISSTVTAPPATARPPTSLGGQPGSSSSSSPSLEDALAQLQISPRPTPSHERSEAGEGEEEDEEEEASPSRSSDPHTSVDESGSGDWSDDEEEEDEEEEGGDGERVEPWEGRPQRQRLNPEDRAPPGAESTSPPSSSSSSGRSRMPDGQCTVTEV is encoded by the coding sequence ATGGCTAGTTGTGGGGAGGTAGACCACTCTGTTAGCTCGCTTCCATCCAGTAAGAAAGGCGGCAACAGTGGTGGTGGAAGTGGGAACAGTGCAGAATCATCGTGTTCCAGCTCTAGCAACTCATCCCCAGCTCTGTCTGTACCGGAGTGTGCCATCTGTCTGCAGAGCTGCGTCCACCCAGTCCAACTGCCATGCCATCACGTcttctgtttcctgtgtgtgaagGGAGCATCCTGGCAGAGCAAACGCTGCGCTCTCTGTAGACAGGAAGTACCGGATGACTTCCTGGAAAGGCCAACACTTCTCTCCCCGGAGGAGCTGAAGGCATCGGCAGGGGGTCGAGGTGGGGCAGCAAGTGATCACGCCTGGTACTACGAGGGCCGTAACGGTTGGTGGCAGTACGATGAGCGAACCAGCCGCGAGCTGGAGGACGCTTTCTCCAAGGGCAAGAAGACAGCTGAAATGCTGATTGCTGGGTTTTTGTATGTAGCCGACTTGGAGAACATGGTGCAGTACAGGCGCAATGAGCACGGTCGTAGACGCAAGATGAAGAGGGACGTTTTGGATATCCCCAAGAAGGGAGTGGCGGGACTGCGTTTGGACACTGAGGGTGGCACTGGGGCAATAGGGGCAGCAGGTCGAGAAAACTCAGCTGATGGGGCTGATACCACAGTAGCAGGTGTACAGCAGCAGGTTACAGGTATCTCCTCTACTGTTACAGCCCCTCCAGCCACTGCCAGACCTCCCACTTCCCTTGGTGGTCagcctggcagcagcagcagcagcagcccctCTCTGGAGGATGCTCTTGCACAGCTGCAAATCAGCCCCAGGCCCACTCCTTCTCATGAGCGGTCTGAGGCtggtgaaggagaggaagaagacgaggaggaggaggcttcACCCTCCAGGTCCTCTGACCCTCACACCTCCGTGGACGAGTCTGGCTCCGGAGACTGGAGCGacgatgaggaagaggaggatgaagaggaggagggaggagatggagaacGTGTGGAGCCTTGGGAGGGTAGGCCACAGAGGCAAAGACTGAACCCAGAGGACAGAGCCCCCCCTGGCGCAGAGTCCACCTCTCCCCCTTCCTCATCCAGTAGCAGTGGAAGGTCCAGAATGCCTGATGGCCAGTGTACAGTGACTGAAGTGTAA